In a genomic window of Brassica rapa cultivar Chiifu-401-42 chromosome A10, CAAS_Brap_v3.01, whole genome shotgun sequence:
- the LOC103845711 gene encoding probable basic-leucine zipper transcription factor E: protein MNNDQSKLMNPPPPQQRMNPPPPPLQVMNPVQPRIMNQAPPMLNQSQSLNHPIMVMNQQQPQAMLNNNNQPLMMNPRNYNLSSEYHNQPNNFPSKMNRNNNNNNNNWKGKKIVNDKRPPNPMMRMRNNNSAIPIYNNPGGGGSGGYKPPALNELQSQNRLKTRKFYPKKKYGANSNRHVPYAPRNTTSFIIRAKKSGGIAELVSPSPVTPAVLPTPMFSPSREVLGDMAKEEWGVDGYGSMKGLIRLRSDGHDLEPYDDEDEDEGGSSESDVEEHVEVERRLDHDLSRFEMIYPSYGGGSEYNNVLENRVDDQDSHIAQLEEENLTLKERLFLMERELGDLRRRLQYLERRNMVAEDVNEEVVENESESEGDDTGGSDARTSGDTKENRVVAEDVEAKETQHTIREVSGEQCEEANLVVVGKDQSKGNEMAAEKVEDASGNDSIGEQGTTI from the coding sequence ATGAACAACGATCAATCTAAGCTGATGAATCCGCCACCGCCTCAGCAGAGGATGaatccgccgccgccgccgttgCAGGTGATGAATCCGGTTCAGCCTCGAATCATGAACCAGGCTCCTCCCATGCTAAACCAGTCCCAGAGCTTGAACCATCCGATTATGGTTATGAACCAGCAGCAACCACAGGCTATGCTGAACAACAACAACCAGCCTCTGATGATGAATCCACGTAACTATAACCTTAGCTCCGAGTATCATAACCAGCCTAACAACTTCCCCTCGAAAATGAAccgtaacaacaacaacaacaacaacaactggAAAGGGAAGAAGATCGTAAACGACAAGAGACCTCCGAATCCGATGATGAGGATGCGTAACAACAACTCCGCTATTCCGATCTACAACAACCCTGGTGGTGGTGGCTCAGGCGGTTACAAGCCACCGGCGCTCAACGAGCTCCAGTCTCAGAACAGGCTCAAAACGAGGAAGTTCTACCCCAAGAAGAAGTACGGTGCTAACAGTAACCGTCACGTCCCTTACGCTCCGAGGAACACGACGTCGTTTATCATCCGCGCGAAGAAATCCGGCGGAATCGCCGAGCTGGTGTCTCCGTCCCCCGTGACGCCGGCTGTGCTCCCGACGCCGATGTTCTCTCCGTCGCGAGAGGTGCTTGGAGACATGGCGAAGGAGGAGTGGGGTGTTGACGGTTACGGATCCATGAAGGGGCTGATTAGGCTTAGATCCGATGGACATGACCTGGAGCCGTAcgatgatgaggatgaagaCGAAGGTGGATCGAGTGAGAGTGATGTTGAGGAGCATGTGGAGGTTGAGAGGAGGCTTGACCATGATTTGAGCAGGTTTGAGATGATTTATCCGAGTTACGGCGGTGGGTCTGAGTATAACAATGTGTTGGAGAATCGAGTTGATGATCAGGATAGTCATATTGCGCAGCTTGAGGAAGAGAATTTGACGTTGAAGGAGAGGCTGTTCTTGATGGAGAGGGAGTTGGGGGATTTGAGGAGGAGGTTGCAGTATCTGGAGAGGAGGAACATGGTTGCTGAAGATGTTAACGAGGAGGTTGTGGAGAATGAGTCTGAAAGCGAGGGTGATGACACAGGCGGATCTGATGCACGTACTAGTGGGGATACGAAGGAGAATCGTGTTGTTGCAGAAGACGTTGAAGCGAAAGAGACCCAACATACTATTAGGGAAGTTTCAGGTGAACAATGCGAGGAAGCCAATCTGGTTGTGGTTGGTAAGGATCAGAGTAAGGGAAATGAAATGGCGGCTGAGAAGGTTGAAGATGCATCAGGGAATGATTCTATTGGAGAACAAGGAACAACCATATGA